In Deltaproteobacteria bacterium, the following are encoded in one genomic region:
- a CDS encoding lipo-like protein: MTLRAWLTGRLLDWLTEPAPAYEQRVWNDPHALRRNICKGDVVLVEGDNRISVVIKYLTQSSWSHAALYVGDELLRHGGELAERTRREFGPDAEHLLVEALPRGVVVAPLAKYIDYNVRIVRPHRLRPEHLKRILEDAIGTLGWRYDLRNVLDLMRYLLPAQIVPHRFRRDALHFGSGQPTEVICSSLLGRLFGSVGFPVLPQVEFPDAAPDGRRAGLLGHVLGHESEHFTGLFRMRHPTLLTPRDFDLSPYFEVVKFNVIESGAFDYERIHWADVDEPGIERE; the protein is encoded by the coding sequence ATGACACTGCGTGCGTGGCTCACAGGGCGCCTGCTCGACTGGCTCACCGAGCCAGCGCCGGCGTACGAGCAGCGCGTTTGGAACGACCCGCACGCGCTGCGCCGCAACATCTGCAAAGGCGACGTGGTGCTGGTCGAGGGCGACAACCGCATCTCGGTCGTGATCAAGTACCTGACGCAGAGCAGCTGGTCGCACGCCGCGCTGTATGTGGGCGACGAGCTGCTGCGTCACGGCGGCGAGCTCGCCGAGCGCACGCGCCGCGAGTTCGGCCCGGACGCGGAGCACCTCCTGGTCGAGGCACTGCCGCGCGGCGTCGTCGTGGCGCCCCTCGCCAAGTACATCGACTACAACGTCCGCATCGTCCGCCCGCACCGCCTGCGGCCCGAGCACCTGAAGCGCATCCTCGAAGATGCGATCGGCACGCTCGGCTGGCGCTACGACCTGCGCAACGTGCTCGATCTGATGCGATACCTGCTCCCTGCGCAGATCGTCCCGCACCGCTTCCGCCGCGACGCACTTCACTTCGGCAGCGGGCAGCCCACCGAGGTGATCTGCTCGAGCCTGCTCGGTCGCCTGTTCGGCAGCGTCGGCTTCCCCGTGTTGCCGCAGGTCGAGTTTCCCGACGCTGCGCCCGACGGCCGGCGCGCGGGCCTACTCGGTCACGTGCTCGGCCACGAGAGCGAGCACTTCACGGGCCTGTTCCGCATGCGCCACCCGACGCTCCTCACGCCCCGCGACTTCGACCTCTCGCCGTACTTCGAGGTCGTGAAGTTCAACGTGATCGAGAGCGGCGCCTTCGACTACGAGCGGATTCACTGGGCAGACGTCGATGAGCCGGGGATCGAGCGCGAGTAG